In the Desulfuromonas sp. genome, one interval contains:
- a CDS encoding cytochrome C, whose translation MKKIVFIIVLTAVVAVTNTVVADVTYRNDVKDIFDARCSTCHGESAPEYKVFKQDKQKWLAEDLGPRMDSYTYLVYFTGWPDTGALMRRLDDTKPGNMYQHLGDNEQERQQNLAIFKSWVGGWTLKRFDALTKEELASIKVLY comes from the coding sequence TTGACAGCTGTAGTGGCTGTTACCAACACAGTAGTTGCTGATGTTACCTACCGCAACGACGTTAAGGACATTTTTGATGCTCGCTGTAGCACTTGTCATGGTGAGAGTGCACCCGAGTATAAGGTTTTCAAACAGGACAAACAAAAATGGCTAGCTGAAGACCTTGGCCCGCGCATGGATAGTTATACTTATCTGGTCTATTTCACCGGATGGCCGGACACTGGTGCCTTGATGCGGCGCCTTGACGACACCAAACCTGGGAATATGTATCAACATCTGGGTGATAACGAGCAGGAGAGACAGCAGAATCTTGCCATTTTCAAATCTTGGGTCGGAGGCTGGACTCTCAAACGTTTCGATGCATTAACAAAAGAAGAGTTGGCAAGTATCAAAGTTCTCTACTGA